In the Salvia splendens isolate huo1 chromosome 16, SspV2, whole genome shotgun sequence genome, AacgattttatttccattataTTATTGTATGATGTAGATCTATTTATTATACGGTGAATATAGTATTAATATATGATAGAAATAGGTTTGACATGCGATAAATATAGGAGTACACCATTACTCAATGATGAAAAATAGCTTGTTATAGGATGAATATAGTATTGTTGTCTGATGAAAATGTATTTGATGCATGATGAATGACGAGGGTCAAACCTTTTGCATCAAACCATTTGGTGTGCTCATGACTTTTAGAAAATTTAACGAAAAAATTAAACTAAGTTGTGGAAAAATACCATATTCGGCAAAGAAAAAACTAGATACTTATAATAAacgtataaaataattaaataaattttattttaaaaataggtattaatccctccgtcccacaaagtttgtccaGTTTGACTCGACACAAGCTCTAagaattgtttgactttgtattatATGGAAGTATGTAATGGAATAAGGGTCTCACATTGAAGAGATTGAGAGTGTATTTaattaggggtgtgcattcgggtttcggttcggttttttgtcaaaactgaactaaaaccgaaaaatcgaatttagttcaaaatccaaaccgaacccgaaaaatcgaaaccaaaaaaccgaaaaccgaacttaaaaaatcgaaaaacctgaacaaaacagaaaaacccgaaaaaaataaatataatattaatatatatatatgtgtgtgtgtgatttattttattttatatatactaatagaatatttatatataatataaaaataataatacatataatatatattatatagtagaatttattaaaagaatatactatatgttatatataatatattaaattaatagaatatatatataattcggtttttagattttttttcttcgcccgaatcgaaccgaaccgaaaaaccgaaccgaatttcaaaatttcggtttggttcagttcggatattcggtttccggtttttttgctcacccctatatttaatgtctatttttgGTAGATTCCAAGTGGGACAACTTTGTGGGGCGgacgaaaatggtaaaataggataaattttgtgggacggggggagtactaTTAAGTTATAcagttattttattattaaatatagtaatttaattatgtagtgtATTAACTAATATTATTGTAATCAAGAGATAATATAAATCAATGACTTTTTTTCCTAAAATGGCAGTGTTACAAAATCTCCAAAATTATATAGAATaactaattataaaattatatcttaaaaataaaactaaataagAAGTTATTATGCATATACAGAGTACAGAAATCATGTAAATTTATCCTTCTCATTTTATTAGGATTTTGCACCATTAATGATATTTAATcctttttattgataaaatgaatataaatttaaaggtaTGATGTCTCTGATGTCATAAATTTTAGATTAGCATCTATTTAAAGGTGTTATGATAAATTCAGAATCTAAAATTTATGTCTTTAACTAATCATTACTCATTACATAAAACACATTTTCTTTGAATTTAGCAAGATCCCCTAATTCTCAAAAACATaaagcaaaataaaaacaaaagtggGAAATGGTTCGTGGTCATTGACAGCAAGAAAAGACAACCTATAAATGCTCGAAAACAAAAGGTTATCGCATCGCATCGCATCGCATCGCATCATACAAGCTTCATCTTCATTTTTTCTACCTCCCACAAAAAAGTAAACAATAAAAACAGCATTATACTAACACTGGTCCGTACACATACATCTACATAAACACAAAAGCTCCCAAACAaatgaactctctctctctctctctctctctcatacaaACAGCCAGCCAGCCAGCCTATACAGTTCTTTTATGGAGTTATGCTCAGCAAAGAACACACGATGAAGAGAGCTAAATCTCTCCACTGACTCTGTTTCACCACCAcgcttctttttttcttctctgtTTCGGTCTCTTAAGCTCCAATTCTCTAATTAGGCATTTCCAATTTCCCACCGCACTAACGGAAATTAGGTCTGAATCCTCCATTTCCGGCGTAATGCGGAGCTGAAAAAGGAGTAGATATGTTCAAGCCGGTGCGATGGTGGAGCGACAAGAACAGAATCAAAGCTGTTTTCAAGCTGCAGTTTCATGCATCTCAGGTATATATATTCACAAAGACCCGATTTTTATGTCTCTTTTTTGGATTTTGTGATAACACATTGAAGCATTCTTCATTGACTGAACATGTTTGGTGTGGATAGACTTGGAAAGAAACACAATGCAGTTATAATTATGTATCACATTATCTAGTTTGAGATTAGCTTTGCATAGCATTTCCTATGAAAATGGTATAGAGAGAGGGGGAGAATTAAGCATTGTGTGAAATTGATCAGGTGACACAGGTTGGAGGGGATGGATTGATGGTATCCGTTGTTCCCGGTGACACTGGAAAGCCCTCTTCGAAATCGGACAAGGCAGCAGTTCGAGATGGGGGCTGTGTGTGGGAGAATCCAGTCTATGAGACTGTCAAGTTCAATCGGGATCCGAAATCTGGGAGGATTCAGCAAAAGatatattacttcatcttagGCACGGTACTGTAGCTTGCTGAGGAAGATGGCTTTTTGTGTTTCTTTGCTTTTGTTGAGATGATTCGCTGCTGAGACCGTGCTTTCTTGATGTTTTTTGTAGGGTTCATCGAGGACAGGAGCTGTTGGAGAGGCTTCCATTGATCTTTCGAGTTATGCCGAGGCAAGCAAGACCTCTTTAGCGTCTATCCCACTCAAGAACTCAAATTGTGAAGCCGTGCTTCATGTGAGTTCCCCTTTTTATCGAGCATTCGTGTAATTCTTGAATTGCATTTTCTATGAGTTGGTTGAGGGATCCTTTTCCTTCCCTTTTTTTTAGGTTGTGTTTTCTTGACTGATTGCTGATCTGATAAAGATGTCTCAACAGGTATCTATCCAGAGGGTTCATGATCAAAGGTAGTGATGAATATTGTTCTTTTTGCTCAAGTTTCATGTATCGGTTCTCGTATTTATTCGAGAATAATACTCTGTTATACTTGATTGATTGACTTTCTACACagggagattgaagagaatgAGATTGCAAGTTTGCATTGTCAGGATCATGATGTTGATGGAACAATCAGAAGCAATTTTGTTGAAGTAATCTCGTGTTCTCTACAACTACTTCCCTTTACGGCATTTGCTTTGGGTGGTACATATCTTAGACTGATAAGAATACTATAATGGGATTGAGCAATTTTGAAGTTGTTTGATCATTCAAATACTCAATCCTATGAGTGTTTTCAATCTAATATATTGCCCAAAGTGAAAGTGTTTAGTGATGAGTACTCATGTAGAGTAATTCTCTTGATGTTCTTGTTAAACAGAATGAACCATCTAATAAGGCTGAATTTGAGACAGCACTCCGGGCTTCTAGTGGATCGGACATCACCCTGTCGAGCTCTGGGAGCAGCTCTGGGCTAGAAACACCTTGGGAGATGCAGATGAAGACCGAGCCTGTTGAGTACTTGTCGTCTTCGATGAATTTGGGGCCAAAATCTGACACGCCCTCCCCAGTGCACAAAGAGCACCGGAGTTCGTGGGAGCGGGTGAGGGACTCTGCCCCCAGTGACTCTCCAACTGCCTTAAAGGAAACTTTTCTAGACGAGGAGGCTCCGGATGTTCTGATCAAGAAGCTGAAAGCCGAAGTTGCTGTGCTGTCGAGACAGGCTGACATGTCCGAGTTAGAGCTGCAGGCGCTACGGAAGCAGATTGggaaagagagcaaaagagggCAGGATCATTGGAGAGAAGTTGTTTGCTTGAAACAAGAAAGAGATGCTTTCATGGAAGAATGTGAGCTGCTCAGAGGCAAAACTAAGGGTAATTTCCTCTTTGATGGAGTGGATTCACAGACGGTAGTTGATGAACTCAGGCAAGAACTGAGTTACGCAAAAGAGTTGAACACGAACCTTCGTGTTCAGCTCCAGAAGACTCAAGAGTCGAACTCTGAACTGATTCTTGCAGTGAGAGACCTTGAGGAAATGCTGGAGGAGATGGATGGAGAATCGAGACAAGTGGCAGTCGTTTGTCAGCTCAACAACACcgatgatgatgaggatgatGAGGATCAGAAGGCGCTGGAGGATATTGTGAAACAGCACGGTGAAGCTGAGGGAACGTCTGTTCTAGAACAAGAGATAATCGAGCTGCAAAATGAAATAGAATTCTACAAGAGGGATAAAGACGAGCTGGAAATGCAGATGGAGCAGCTAGCCCTTGATTATGAGGTCATGAAGCAGGCTAATCATGACATGGCGTGTAGGCTCGAGCAGAGCCAGATCCACGAGCAGCTCAAGATGCAGTACGAATGCTCGTCTCCCGACACCAATGCTGATGAACTCGGTGCCTGCATTGAGAAGCTGGAGCACGAATTGCAGAGTCGTACAAAGGAGTATGAATCCTCACTTCTCAGAATAAGTGAACTTCAAGGCCATGTTGCAAGCCTAGAGAAGGAAGTTGAGAAGCAGGCACGTGGTTTTGAAGCCGATGTGGAAGCTCTCACACGCTCCAAAGTCGAGCAGGAGAAGAGAGCAATAAAGGCTGAGGAAACACTGAAGCAGATGAGGTGGAAAAACGCCAATGCAGCAGAGCGGCTGCAGGATGAGTTCAGGAAGCTTTCTGTGCAGATGGCCTCGACATTTGAGGCCAATGAGAAGTTGGCCACCAAGGCTCTGGCGGAGGCAAATGAGCTCCGTGTGGACAAGGCTCGTCTTGAGGAAATGCTCCGTAGGATTGCTGAAGAGCACCAGTCAGTTGAAGGAAATTACGAGGCTCGATTGCGAGAAGTTACAGTCCAAGTTACCACGATGAGCAACCAAATAGAGAGGCTGCAATCAGATATACATGACCGAGGCATTCAGCTGGAACGCCACAAAGAGATTGCTGGAAAAACGGAGAGACTCCTCTCGAATGAAATCTCAATGCTCAAAGAGGAGATTGAAGAACAGATTGCCAAGAACAAGATCCTGTTAGAGGAGAAGGGGAGTTTGAAAGATGTGGTGCACGAGCTCGAGAGAATGAAAATGTCGATCAAGGAAATGGAGTTGCTTGTGGAGCAAGGGAACGACGAAAAGGTTGAACTCGAGAGCAAAGTCATGGTTATGAAGATGGAGGCTGAAGAGTTGGAAAAAGAATTGAACAGACTGAGGTCTCTAGCGAAAGAAAAAGAACAGACAACAGGGAATCTGCAGTCGGAGCTGGATTCTCTTCGAGCTCAATGTATGGAATTGAAAGATTCTCTATCAGTTAATGAGGTGGAGAAAGAGGGTTTGACGAAGCAAGTTTTGCAGTTGAGAAGTGAGCTCAAGAAGAAGGAAGATGCATACAAAATCATGGAGAGGAAAACTAGGGATGGCAGTGGTAGAGCAACAGCTGCCGATGCAGTAAAAACTGGTCCAAAGACGAGCAAGCCCATTCCTCGTAGATCCAAGGAGGCTTCAAATCTCAAGGAGAAAATAAAGTTGCTTGAGGTAAGTAGTCTGCACTTGTTATGAGTCTTATCAAATTATTGGAtgtattcatatgcatatattgATCTCCATTACTGTTTTCAACAGTGTGAAATCAATTTGAAGGAGACTGCTCTTGAAAAATCAGCTCATGCATTTTCGGAGAAAGAAAAGGTTCTTCACAAGAAAATTGAAGAGTTGGAGGAAAGACTGAATGTAAATgaagttgaaaaggttagttAAGTTAGTTACAAGTCGTTTGTTTATGCAGAAAATGATCTCTCTTCAAACTTTTGTTTCACAACAATTTCATTAATGAATATGCTGCAATGCAGCCACTTTTGGAGGATCAAGCTTCCAAGGGTAGATTGagcgaagaagaagcaggcaACAGCTCATCAGACATTGAAGAATTGAAAAACGAAATGGGATTAGTAATGGAGAGAAACAAATCAATGGAAAAGGAATTGAAGGAGATGCACGAGAGGTATTCGGACATGAGCCTCAAGTTTGCAGAAGTTGAGGGTGAAAGACAGCAGCTTGTAATGAAACTTCGCAATCTAAAGAACACGTCTCCTTCGAAAAATATGTTTGCTTAGTGTGCCTGTTTCATAGTCAAAAACTTGTAAATTGTgaaaaatttgttgttggttcATTAGAAATAAGATGTAACATACATTTCAAGATTGATCTATACCGTGTAGAGGACGCATTCGGACACAAttctttcattctttttttGTTGTCTTGTACTATTATATAGCCATAGCTATTGATTTTGGAGTCATTTTTTTGGTTAAAAGTCGATTGTTGCACATCACGATTGGTTTTGGTCAAAATAGTTTTTATGTTTTTGCACAAATCACACATAAATAAAGAAGATATATTAAGATAAAAGCTACTTTTATCCTTTGAATTAATAATTCATTTGTAACAAAATCAATGAAAGAGATGAAATTGGTTGCTGCACTAGTTAAGGTTTGGTTAAAGATTTACAATTATGCATCAGCAAAACTGCATCTGTTATGCATCTCAAAATTCAACTTGTAACAATTTATGGTATTATCTCTTCCAAAATCAAATAACCAAAAACTAAAATTTGTATCTACATGTTAAATAAACGCAAAATTTTCTATTATTtccacaaaataaaactatctTCCAACAAACCACATTGCCCTCGTGAAAATAACATGCAACTGAAGATGGAATGAAACTATCCGTCGAAGTCTGTCACCTAATATTATAATTTCATATTAGGTTTTCTGTCAAATACACAACTACTACTCAACCAAATAAAGTTAAAGATGTAGGATTGTAATTTACTACTCATGTCCGAAATGCTTTATGTGCAAAGAGAAAGCACGACAAGATAGACTTACCGTGTCTCCTTCAATATCAATAGTCTCCAACATTCTCCTCACACGGCCAGGTTCATTAGCAGAAGTTGGGTTTCAGAAAAATCAAGTAAGGATGCATCATACGGAGCAAGATGGCGAAGACTAACAGTAAGCCATAACCTCACCTCCAGCGCTGGCATCCTTTGCTTCCAAGTTAGCTCATCTTTTCAACAACACCTGCTGTGTCACGTATAATGTATTACAACTAAATTCGTTTCATGCCATTAAAGAATTATGTCTGTCATcttgtcaaaaaaaaaaactattgttCTACCTGGATGCAATTCAGATGGCCATAGAGACATGTGAGATGAACAGTAACGTCATCTGATACTGGTTCATCAATGATACCATAATATTATCTGAAAATGCACATAAGTTCAGAGAGTTAGTATAGAATGTTTGCTCTGTTGGCTAAACTCAGACTAGCGGTCACTAGCCATCCATTAGTTTTGATCTTACTGAATAAAAACAATTCACCAAAAATATGCAGACAACATAAAACAAGATATTTTATTAACATGCACATTTCACAGGAATCCAGCAAGTAAAAGAACTCCAATAGATTTGCAAAGGAACTGAAACAGTTACCAACATACAAGCAGCCCAAGTTACGTTGACACTAAGACACCAACCATACTAAAAGTCTTGTTTATTAGATTAGCAAGACCAGAATCTGTAATTTAGCACACATGCAGATTAGGGACTTGCATATGATAAGCCACAATTTTCTCAGGCCCTCATCACTAAACACAATGATACATTTAAATTCTCCTGATTAAATACAAACCAACCAATAGTACGGAAACTGGCGTTCAAAGTGACTAACAGAGATTAAAGTGCTTAGATTGCTTATAACATGCTATCAGATATGAACAAAAAACAATGTGCCTTGCACTGCTTTATGTATGCCAATGAGGTTATTGAGTATTGTTGTCAGCTTTCcaaatttcatttgatttaCTAGTAGTACCTGATTATATGTAACCCAAAATCCTAACAGTTTTTTGTTAATAAATACCATACTGAATCAAAACTAGGATGGGTCTATTGTACACCTTAGAGTGTAAGAAACTTACAGCTTGAACAATGCCCAGGTACACTATCATTTGAATACATCAGCACTACACACCATTAAAGCCAGCAGTCACTAGAGCTGATTCTCTGGGCTTGACTTGCCACAGCCCCATATTCAGCACTCGATGTCAgcaacatcatcaacatcactAGGTGTTCCGGATTAACACTGCTCTTTGGAATTTTCACTttacgatgataagaaaagggtaAGACTGAAAAGAAACACCAATCACCAATAATCTTTGCACGAGCAAAGTCCATCTTTGAAATGATGAAATCTATTTGCATCCCTCAAGATAATCTCACGTCCAGTAATCTTCGAGATTAATTCAATAGCCGTATGACAATCTCCACAAACCCTCAGGTTTTTCATAACTCAAATAGGTACCCCTTCAGGTAATTTTAAAAGTCCAAACACCACAGCCAACTTTTCACTGTGATGTGTTAAGTTTTGTGCCTTTTCTTCCTCTTCCACATCATGGAGGGAAAAGGCTCCATCAGGGCTATATCCAGCTTCCCTTAACATTCCACTTAGCTTCTCCCACGTTCTAATAATCAACATATGTTCAGGGTGTGGTGTGCTCTGTCCACCAGTAAACATATGCACTTCTCTGTCCACCTCAATCCAACTACAACCAGGTGATTTGCTAACCTTCCtacacttcatcttcttcctcagcGTAGCAACATCGCCCCATCTACCTTTTGACGCATAAATATTTGATAATAGGACAAAAGGACCAGCATTTTTGGGTTCGAGTTGGACAAGCTTCTTCGCGGCAACTTCTGCAAGAGCAGAATTCATATGGTTCCTACATGTACCCATCAGAGAACCCCAAACAATGGCATCTGCCTCTACAGtcatttcatttatcaaatcatAAGCCTCATTCAATTGGCCAGCTCGCCCAAGCATATCAACCATGCAAGCATAGTGCGCAGTGGTTGGCTCAATCTTATATTTTGACTTCATGGACTCAAATATTTCTTTCCCTTCCTTCGCTTTTCCACTGTAACTGCAACCAGATAGAATTCCGATGAATTTTATATCATCTGCTTGGATACCTGATGAATACATTTCTCTGAACACTTGTAGCGCCTCATCTCCTAAACCACGTTGGGCATAACCTGTAATAAGAGAGTTCCACATCACTATATCCTTGCAAGAAGATCTATCAAATACTACTTTCGCCTTGACAACATCACCACATTTCATATACATAGTCATCAAAGTAGATGACAAATATACATCATCGGCAAACTTGGACCTTACTACTTGGGCATGTATCTGTTTACCATGATCCAGAGTGGCACAAACTGAAAGAATACTGATTAGTGATGGGAAATGTGACTTAACTCCCCCGCTCTGCATCAGAGGAAGCAGACAAAGTGCTTCTAATTCAAATCCTTTCCTCTCATAAATCTTAATCATAGCCTCCCAGGTCGCATTATCATTTTCCCTCATCAGGTCAAAAACTTTCCTTGCTCTAGAAACTTCTCCATTCTCTCCCAACCCAATAATCATTGCATTGCAAGCAACAACTGATCTGATTGGCATAGCCTTGAAAAGCTCCCAGGCACCCTCAGTCCTCGCACATTGAATGTAGCCAATAAGCATTGGGTCCAAGTTACCTCATTTCTTTCAGGCATGACCTCAAAGAGTTTCCTAGCGATATCTGCTTTCCCATTCTGTACATAACCTGAAATCATCGTTGTCCAAGAAACTATGTTTTTCTGCATCATGCAATCAAATATCTCCTGTGCCTCATCCAACTGACCTTTTGAGCATAGCCCTCCTATCATAGTAGTTTTGGCGACAACATCCTTCACAGGCATCAGATCATAAATTATTTTAGCATCATCAATCCTGCCTTCACGGATCAGCCCATTCAACACTACTGTCCACGATATAACATTCTTCATTGGCATCCGCCAAAATAATGCCTCCGCCTCCGAAACCAAACCTTCTTCCACATACCCTCTAACCATTGCAGCCCATGTTATGacatttctttctcttttagGCATTAGATCAAATACTTCTCTAGCTTTCTTTACCACCCTATTCTTAATGTACCCAGAAATCAAGCCATTCCAAGAAACTGTATTCTTTTCTGGCATTGCATCAAACAAGCATTGTGCTTCATTCGGCTGGCAGTACTGAAAGTAGCC is a window encoding:
- the LOC121772373 gene encoding centrosomal protein of 83 kDa-like isoform X1, which produces MFKPVRWWSDKNRIKAVFKLQFHASQVTQVGGDGLMVSVVPGDTGKPSSKSDKAAVRDGGCVWENPVYETVKFNRDPKSGRIQQKIYYFILGTGSSRTGAVGEASIDLSSYAEASKTSLASIPLKNSNCEAVLHVSIQRVHDQREIEENEIASLHCQDHDVDGTIRSNFVENEPSNKAEFETALRASSGSDITLSSSGSSSGLETPWEMQMKTEPVEYLSSSMNLGPKSDTPSPVHKEHRSSWERVRDSAPSDSPTALKETFLDEEAPDVLIKKLKAEVAVLSRQADMSELELQALRKQIGKESKRGQDHWREVVCLKQERDAFMEECELLRGKTKGNFLFDGVDSQTVVDELRQELSYAKELNTNLRVQLQKTQESNSELILAVRDLEEMLEEMDGESRQVAVVCQLNNTDDDEDDEDQKALEDIVKQHGEAEGTSVLEQEIIELQNEIEFYKRDKDELEMQMEQLALDYEVMKQANHDMACRLEQSQIHEQLKMQYECSSPDTNADELGACIEKLEHELQSRTKEYESSLLRISELQGHVASLEKEVEKQARGFEADVEALTRSKVEQEKRAIKAEETLKQMRWKNANAAERLQDEFRKLSVQMASTFEANEKLATKALAEANELRVDKARLEEMLRRIAEEHQSVEGNYEARLREVTVQVTTMSNQIERLQSDIHDRGIQLERHKEIAGKTERLLSNEISMLKEEIEEQIAKNKILLEEKGSLKDVVHELERMKMSIKEMELLVEQGNDEKVELESKVMVMKMEAEELEKELNRLRSLAKEKEQTTGNLQSELDSLRAQCMELKDSLSVNEVEKEGLTKQVLQLRSELKKKEDAYKIMERKTRDGSGRATAADAVKTGPKTSKPIPRRSKEASNLKEKIKLLECEINLKETALEKSAHAFSEKEKVLHKKIEELEERLNVNEVEKPLLEDQASKGRLSEEEAGNSSSDIEELKNEMGLVMERNKSMEKELKEMHERYSDMSLKFAEVEGERQQLVMKLRNLKNTSPSKNMFA
- the LOC121772373 gene encoding centrosomal protein of 83 kDa-like isoform X2 codes for the protein MSQQVSIQRVHDQREIEENEIASLHCQDHDVDGTIRSNFVENEPSNKAEFETALRASSGSDITLSSSGSSSGLETPWEMQMKTEPVEYLSSSMNLGPKSDTPSPVHKEHRSSWERVRDSAPSDSPTALKETFLDEEAPDVLIKKLKAEVAVLSRQADMSELELQALRKQIGKESKRGQDHWREVVCLKQERDAFMEECELLRGKTKGNFLFDGVDSQTVVDELRQELSYAKELNTNLRVQLQKTQESNSELILAVRDLEEMLEEMDGESRQVAVVCQLNNTDDDEDDEDQKALEDIVKQHGEAEGTSVLEQEIIELQNEIEFYKRDKDELEMQMEQLALDYEVMKQANHDMACRLEQSQIHEQLKMQYECSSPDTNADELGACIEKLEHELQSRTKEYESSLLRISELQGHVASLEKEVEKQARGFEADVEALTRSKVEQEKRAIKAEETLKQMRWKNANAAERLQDEFRKLSVQMASTFEANEKLATKALAEANELRVDKARLEEMLRRIAEEHQSVEGNYEARLREVTVQVTTMSNQIERLQSDIHDRGIQLERHKEIAGKTERLLSNEISMLKEEIEEQIAKNKILLEEKGSLKDVVHELERMKMSIKEMELLVEQGNDEKVELESKVMVMKMEAEELEKELNRLRSLAKEKEQTTGNLQSELDSLRAQCMELKDSLSVNEVEKEGLTKQVLQLRSELKKKEDAYKIMERKTRDGSGRATAADAVKTGPKTSKPIPRRSKEASNLKEKIKLLECEINLKETALEKSAHAFSEKEKVLHKKIEELEERLNVNEVEKPLLEDQASKGRLSEEEAGNSSSDIEELKNEMGLVMERNKSMEKELKEMHERYSDMSLKFAEVEGERQQLVMKLRNLKNTSPSKNMFA